The following proteins come from a genomic window of Diprion similis isolate iyDipSimi1 chromosome 8, iyDipSimi1.1, whole genome shotgun sequence:
- the LOC124408617 gene encoding sodium-dependent phosphate transporter 1-B isoform X1 — MAIPYDESLIWLVVVGFIVAFILAFGIGANDVANSFGTSVGAGVLTIVQACILATIFEIAGAVLLGYKVSDTMRKGILDVSLYEGHEKELMLGVFSSLVGSGIWLIIATALRLPISGTHSIVGATVGFSLVCRGTAGVKWVALGSIAASWFVSPVLSGLVSASIFLTLRKTVLQASKPLDRGLQILPLAYGLTIATNVLSVVHDGPKLLKLDNIPWWGSVIAAVTSGLLSALVVYKFVVPWQRKRILLASDGVGGATEFDACDRKETTALSVISPAPSSNKNPEETPKLRGNTSASPLLLTVGADVEGPSIEVGRDAEEPVEVSKLFSFLQVLTAAFGSFAHGGNDVSNAIGPLIALWAVYADGSVRQETETPLPILLYGGLGISVGLWIWGRKVIRTLGQDLARITPVSGFTIEVGAALTVLLASKAGLPVSTTHCKVGSIVCVGWVSRGGGGVSWALFRNIAFAWLITVPVAGLLSAACMAVFRQVLTV, encoded by the exons ATGGCAATACCATATGATGAAAGCCTAATATGGCTAGTAGTAGTTGGATTCATCGTCGCGTTTATATTGGCATTTGGAATTGGAGCAAATGATGTCGCAAACAGTTTTGGAACCAGTGTGGGTGCCGGTGTTTTGACAATAGTTCAAGCTTGCATCTTAGctacaatatttgaaatagcCGGGGCTGTACTCTTAGGATATAAG GTCTCCGATACAATGCGCAAAGGCATACTGGATGTGTCACTGTACGAGGGACATGAGAAAGAACTGATGCTTGGTGTATTTTCTAGTCTTGTTGGTTCAGGTATTTGGTTAATTATTGCAACTGCCTTGCGTCTTCCTATTTCTGGGACTCATTCAATTGTTGGCGCAACTGTTGGTTTTTCACTTGTATGCAGAGGCACCGCAGGG gtgaaaTGGGTGGCTCTTGGAAGTATAGCAGCTTCTTGGTTTGTTAGTCCTGTACTAAGCGGCCTAGTGTCAGCCTCTATTTTCTTGACATTGAGAAAAACTGTTTTACAAGCTAGCAAACCCTTGGACCGAGGACTCCAAATCCTCCCACTAGCTTATGGCCTAACCATTGCTACAAATGTACTCTCGGTTGTACACGATGGTCCGAAAT TGTTGAAGCTGGATAACATACCCTGGTGGGGTAGCGTAATCGCTGCAGTAACTAGTGGTTTACTGTCCGCTCTTGTTGTATACAAATTTGTAGTCCCTTGgcagagaaaaagaatattaCTAGCTAGCGACGGTGTTGGAGGTGCCACAGAGTTTGATGCATgtgatagaaaagaaacaactgCGCTGTCAGTGATTTCTCCAGCTCCTTCATCTAATAAAAATCCAGAAGAAACACCAAAGCTCAGGGGCAACACAAGTGCAAGTCCCTTATTATTAACTGTTGGGGCTGATGTGGAAGGTCCTAGTATTGAGGTTGGAAGGGACGCCGAAGAGCCAGTAGAAGTATCAAAACTCTTCTCATTTCTCCAAGTATTAACTGCTGCATTTGGGAGTTTTGCCCATGGAGGAAACGATGTCAGTAATGCCATAGGACCTTTGATTGCATTGTGGGCAGTGTATGCCGATGGTTCTGTTCGGCAAGAAACAGAAACTCCTCTGCCTATTCTTCTCTACGGAGGACTAGGTATATCAGTTGGGCTTTGGATTTGGGGGAGAAAAGTTATTCGAACACTTGGCCAAGATTTAGCACGGATCACCCCAGTTAGTGGATTTACAATTGAG GTAGGTGCAGCACTAACAGTTCTGTTGGCAAGTAAAGCTGGTCTTCCAGTGTCAAcgacgcattgcaaagtggGTTCGATTGTATGTGTTGGATGGGTATctcgtggtggtggtggtgtgtCCTGGGCACTATTTCGTAACATTGCCTTTGCATGGTTAATCACTGTACCCGTTGCAGGGTTATTATCTGCTGCCTGTATGGCTGTGTTTAGGCAAGTACTTACTGTCTGA
- the LOC124408617 gene encoding sodium-dependent phosphate transporter 1-B isoform X2: MRKGILDVSLYEGHEKELMLGVFSSLVGSGIWLIIATALRLPISGTHSIVGATVGFSLVCRGTAGVKWVALGSIAASWFVSPVLSGLVSASIFLTLRKTVLQASKPLDRGLQILPLAYGLTIATNVLSVVHDGPKLLKLDNIPWWGSVIAAVTSGLLSALVVYKFVVPWQRKRILLASDGVGGATEFDACDRKETTALSVISPAPSSNKNPEETPKLRGNTSASPLLLTVGADVEGPSIEVGRDAEEPVEVSKLFSFLQVLTAAFGSFAHGGNDVSNAIGPLIALWAVYADGSVRQETETPLPILLYGGLGISVGLWIWGRKVIRTLGQDLARITPVSGFTIEVGAALTVLLASKAGLPVSTTHCKVGSIVCVGWVSRGGGGVSWALFRNIAFAWLITVPVAGLLSAACMAVFRQVLTV, from the exons ATGCGCAAAGGCATACTGGATGTGTCACTGTACGAGGGACATGAGAAAGAACTGATGCTTGGTGTATTTTCTAGTCTTGTTGGTTCAGGTATTTGGTTAATTATTGCAACTGCCTTGCGTCTTCCTATTTCTGGGACTCATTCAATTGTTGGCGCAACTGTTGGTTTTTCACTTGTATGCAGAGGCACCGCAGGG gtgaaaTGGGTGGCTCTTGGAAGTATAGCAGCTTCTTGGTTTGTTAGTCCTGTACTAAGCGGCCTAGTGTCAGCCTCTATTTTCTTGACATTGAGAAAAACTGTTTTACAAGCTAGCAAACCCTTGGACCGAGGACTCCAAATCCTCCCACTAGCTTATGGCCTAACCATTGCTACAAATGTACTCTCGGTTGTACACGATGGTCCGAAAT TGTTGAAGCTGGATAACATACCCTGGTGGGGTAGCGTAATCGCTGCAGTAACTAGTGGTTTACTGTCCGCTCTTGTTGTATACAAATTTGTAGTCCCTTGgcagagaaaaagaatattaCTAGCTAGCGACGGTGTTGGAGGTGCCACAGAGTTTGATGCATgtgatagaaaagaaacaactgCGCTGTCAGTGATTTCTCCAGCTCCTTCATCTAATAAAAATCCAGAAGAAACACCAAAGCTCAGGGGCAACACAAGTGCAAGTCCCTTATTATTAACTGTTGGGGCTGATGTGGAAGGTCCTAGTATTGAGGTTGGAAGGGACGCCGAAGAGCCAGTAGAAGTATCAAAACTCTTCTCATTTCTCCAAGTATTAACTGCTGCATTTGGGAGTTTTGCCCATGGAGGAAACGATGTCAGTAATGCCATAGGACCTTTGATTGCATTGTGGGCAGTGTATGCCGATGGTTCTGTTCGGCAAGAAACAGAAACTCCTCTGCCTATTCTTCTCTACGGAGGACTAGGTATATCAGTTGGGCTTTGGATTTGGGGGAGAAAAGTTATTCGAACACTTGGCCAAGATTTAGCACGGATCACCCCAGTTAGTGGATTTACAATTGAG GTAGGTGCAGCACTAACAGTTCTGTTGGCAAGTAAAGCTGGTCTTCCAGTGTCAAcgacgcattgcaaagtggGTTCGATTGTATGTGTTGGATGGGTATctcgtggtggtggtggtgtgtCCTGGGCACTATTTCGTAACATTGCCTTTGCATGGTTAATCACTGTACCCGTTGCAGGGTTATTATCTGCTGCCTGTATGGCTGTGTTTAGGCAAGTACTTACTGTCTGA